TGAAAACCTGAGAAATGAGGACCATTATTCATTCAGGTGAAATTATGAGATTCCCAATAGGTACAATTTTACTTTAAGATAAATATTACCAGAAATCAGAAGTCCTTGgacaaatatttctgaaatgaaagaagatattacaGCAAACTATATGTCTAAGCTTATTAATAACAGTCCATAGGCTGGAAGCTGACTTACATTGTGATGTGTTAAGCATTAGTAATAACCTGCCCTGGTTCTGTTGGTCTGAATTTAGCTTTTAGGATAGAATGCTCAATATCAGGTACTCCTGGGAAAGttgtttacacatttattttatcgTTGGTGTTTGGATCctttaatgataatgaaaaaaaatagcaatagaaACATTTTGGCCTATAATCGAGGGCTTTATCTTCACAAATATGTCATGGtcagagataaaaataataattttaactcCGTAATGCAagtcatatttattttccattctttaaagTGCATATCCTCTATGTTCTTTTCATATTGTTCTTTCCTCCTCGGCTTTACTAAGAAGGATGCAAATAGGAAGTCAATTTCATTTACTTGGAGGTCTTGACCAGTACAGGTTCCACACATCTTGCCCATCCTTTAGCAAATTCAAGTTGAATAGCTTGTGTCTCCTTCTAGTCCTCAAGGAACATAGCAGGTGACTCTAACAGAGTTCTAGTTACTTCCAGTTTGAAGTTCTGTGAGATAGTAATATACTGTTATAGTAATCCCTCCAAATTAGAGAAGCTAGAAGAGTAGAAAAGAAGAGATTTTCTGTGAACAATAAGAATTTATTCTGAGGATCATCCGGATGTTTTTGTCCACTAATCATTGGAGTCAACTTAATAAGAGTAATCCACTAAAGTTCACCTTAGTTTAAAAGATATAGTTCTAGCCTTGTGTCAGTCATGAATATCTCAAAGCCTTGctaataaactctttttttccattttgctcatGGATCGGTCATGCTCTGCCAGATTCTATTAAGAATGCATTAGAGAGTTGGTCCAAGTATTATTCCAAgctgaagaaattatttattatcttgaACTAGTAATGACCTAAAGAAATTACTGACACTGTTTTCAGATTATTGTTTGAAGTTTAGTATCCATTATGTGGGAACTAAATTTGTTGTATTTGTTATATTGGCAAATTATTAAATGGTCTTATTTTTAATGGTAAATAACAACACCTAACTAATTAATTCAACTTGGATTGGGTGGGAGGGATGTATTCTATACTTATTCAGACTTACCAgaatccatgtttttttttttttaaatcagaattcaGTAAGTAGTGTGATCATCTTGTAATGGGAGTTATATGTATTACCTCAGCTAAAATGAGTATTCAATTGCAAGATCTCTATTTCTTTGCCAACTTAGATTTTGTTCTATTTAAAgccttatttttatgtgttttaatatgaCAATCTATTGCATAGGAGGTAGGTAGGGtatgaaatcataaaaacagGAAACCATTTTGAGTACTTATGTTATAGGGACTTCTTTTAAGGCATTtgcatttattatctcttttagTCTTCACATTGGGTATATGAAGGAagaaggtattattattactattaccctcattttacagatgaggaaactgaggtccaataGGCAAGTAACTTGCCCGAGGACAAACTTAGTAAATGATGGAGGCTGGATTTCAAACTCAGGCACTCTTACTGCAGAGTTGGAGCAGTTAGCCACTATCGATTAACTAGAGAAGTAAAATGCCTATGGAACATTAACACTTAGATCTCCCAACAATATCCTCAGAAACTCAGCACTTTAAAATAGTaactcctgcccctgcctccctgcaACACCCCTTCCCCAATACACCCAAACAACCATGAAGATATTTTCTATTCTACCAACAGCATCACCATTCTTACAAATATAGAAGTTAAAAACCTTGAATTACTTTtggcttctctgcttcttttcatttttaaatgcaacaCAGACTGTCAGAGAGGATAGGTACCAATGAGCTCGCCcatgaaaaaaagttttgtgTCATTGAGTTTTCACCTGGGCAAGGACTACCAGTACTAGGTACTgcgttttgtttctgtttcacatGCTCGAAAATAAGAGAATCaagaaattttggaaatgttCATATTAGAAGTCAATACACAGTAATGTTCCAACCACTTCCCAATGAAAAGTAATTAAATGATGAGACATATTAAAAAATGGTGTTTTCATTAGCTTTAGTATTTTCAATTAACTTTAAGCTACAGAGAGCATTAAAGAAGGCAGTATATACTTGGCAACAGAATGCGATTAAAgttcaatatttatatttgttgcaGAAATCTTTATTTGAAACAGATGAATGACGTGCTGGGGCGAGTCCTCTCGGAGCTATTAACACTTCACAAAGCAGAGCTGAGAGTCTGactgtctctcagaaaaaaaactacaaatcCCAGAATGCACTTTCCCCTATATTTTTCCGCGAGAATCCCGGAGGGCTAGATTAACCAATCCCTTCATGGAGAGCCTAATTATCAGCCAATCTGAAGGCGAATGAGCGACCGGGGGCGGGAGGAGGAAGGCGCCCTAAAATTTGAAATAGGAAAGTTGGCGGGGCTGCGGGAGCTGGGTCTGGAGACCTGCTGTTGGCTTGAATTGTTTCTGGTCTTGTGTGGGTTGGCGACGGGGCTCAGGTCTCCTGGAAAAGGTGAGAGAGTTGGGAGCTGACCAGGGTTCCTCGACCTGCCTGTCGCGATAGGGGAAAGTATTTCTGGGCTGGATTTGTTTTCGGGAGCGAAGTCTGTGAAATGCACGGCTTTGTTGTTTGCACTGCTGGGCTTCGCTGAGGCCGAAGTGTTCCGGGTTCCACCGAACGAGATGTGTGTGGCCTTCTTGGGAGGGTTTTGAGTTATTGGGATGGTTTTAGCGTTACAGAAAACTGGCGGGGCCTGGAGTCTTACCGGACATTGTTTTACAGAAGACACTAAGGCCCAGAGAGTTCAGGGTGACTTGTACCTTTCCTGGACTAAGCCTACTAAATTCCCACTCCAAGTAGCCTTTTTAGTACTACTTCTTCTTTTCCTGatctgggtgggagggagaggcgggCTAGATATGTCTCATAGGGTCTTATCCTATGAGAGGGGGCCAGTCATCCGTCCATTTGGGACCTGGCTGGCAATCCAGGCTGGAATTCAAAAGATCAGAATTGGAAACGCCTTAAAAGTTACCAATTTTACTtgtgaggaaacggaggcagagTCATtttccagggtcacagagctgtATGAGTGTCTTGTGCAGTTAAACTACTAACAAGTCCCTAGGAGGTAAGGATGTCCTTCCTGGAATCTTGCATCTTAACTGTAATTAAGTCCAGATGGCTTGATCCGCCCTGGAATAGCTAGAGTTAAAAGTAAGCTGCttgggtcacctggatggctcagtcaggttaagcatcctacttaggctcacagttcctgaggttgagccctgtatgggctctgcactgacagcttggagcctggagcctgcttgggattctgtgtcttcctctttctgcccctcccctgcctgtactctttctctctcaagaacaagtaaatatttaaaaagtaagatatcctttttaaaaaaagcaagctGCTAATTATTTCCTAGCAAAAGTCAAACTGCCAAAATATGCTTGATTGGAATATGAGCTTGATTTTATTTCAACaacttataaaaaatacaatcaatgttttgttttgtagcaTTCTCTTACAAGATGATAGAGGACGAACTGGCACTATTTGATAAAAGCATAAATGAATTTTGGAATAAATTCAAAAGCACTGTCAGTGACACGTCCTGTCAAATGATGGGACTAAGAGATACCTACAAAGACTCCATCAAAGCACTTACAGGTAACTAAAGTTAACTTGTAACATGCtgctttgttgttcttgtttgtttttttttttatgttatttcagCTGAATCGAAACTTCAATTccaatttctctttcagaaaagCTGTCTGTGaaattaaaggaagaagaaagaatggtTGAGATGTTTCTGGAATATCAAAATCGTAGGTGACAAACTATAGATCACAGAGGGTTTTTTAGATTAAACATCTGTATGCAATCCCTCATACAAGTAAAACAATatactgtggggcacctgggtcggtCACTTGACTCTTAATCTtcgctcgggtcttgatctcggggttgtcaGTTCGGGTCCTGtgttggggtctgcactgggcataaagcctactttaaaaaaaaaaaaaaaaggaaaagaaaaaaaaaacagtgtattgtgtgtgtgtgcatatatatatgcagatacatatataaaaataataaacatttatgtatctGCAACCCAgcttaagaaatagaacatcttATATAATACTTTTCTCTAATCCTACCTTCCAGAACTAACCTATTAATATTTAGTATTGTATTtttgaatgttatataaatggcaTCATTTTCTGTATATTCTGTCCCTTTTTTTATTCATCACTGTGCTTGTGATCATCTATGCTGATGTGTAAAtgacaattttttgaaaaacaggtTTGTTTTCCCATTGGAAATCATAGACTGGGGTTTAAAAGGCAGGAATTCTTCAGTTCTTCAGTTCTTTCCCTTAGGCGAAAGAATCTGGATTAACCATGTATTGGAGAAGGAGCCACTGTTACTCTCAGGAGAGGACACTGATCTGGATACATTTGGGGAGTAGGGAAGGTGGAGGGAACTCATTCACTCACCACATATTTGTTGAGCAGCTACTTTGCATCTTCAAAGAAGATACTGCAGAGAACAAATTGTTCAAAAATTCTGGCCTGCCTAGAGCATCTGTTGCTTCTATATTATTATAAGGAGGAAGACCATCTGTTCAAAGTGAGAGGCGTTTACTGTGGACCAGGCTCTTAAATCCTAAAATCATaaggacacctgggaggctcagttggttaagtgtctgactctcaatttcagttcagggcatcatcccagggtagtgggaatCAAGCCTCTTCTTCAGACTCCAGggtgggcgtggagcctgcttaagattctttctctccatctcctctgCTTCTTGCCCTCtggcactcactctctcaaaaaaaaaaaaaaaaaaaaaaaagaacaaaagtccTGAAATCTTTTACAAGACCAAAATTATCccttttttcagatgaaaaaaattgaagctcACTGAGGTTACAAAACTTGGTTAAGGTCATACATTTGATAGATACAAGCTCTAGGATTGCAGCCAAATGTCTGCTCCCTCTAGTGTACCATAAAACAATCTTTCCACATGGAAGGGAAAACTCAAGGGAGGATTTATGTGGTGAGTAGTAGTGAAAGTTTGAAATATCTGCCCTAGAGAATAAGAGACAACTGACAGTGTATACATGAGTTATGCCATATCAAGGGCCCTTAACATTTATATTGGCACAAATCCATACAGTTCTTCACATGTTATAATAAAAACACTGACATATATGGTATTTATGTATcacttaataatttaaaagtttctgtATTATTGTGTACTCTAACCCTGTGAGTTAAAGAAATGGGGCGGCCATTATTATCCTCCTTTTATAAGAGTCTCCAAAGTTATAATTTGACCAAGGTCCTTGGGTAACAACTGAAGAGCCAGATTGGAACTGATACTTTTGGACTTTTAATATGTATCTCTTTTGCCATACATGTctccttaattatttttaagtgcatttttccatagtggctactctggaaaataatatgcagggttcctcagaaaattaaaactaccatatgatccagtaattctatttCTGGGTGTTTATCAGAGGAAACCAAAAACACTAACTCAGGAAAACATCCGtacacttgtttgtttgtttgtttgtttgtttattgagagacagctagcgggagaggggcagaggaagagagactcttaagcaacCTTCACAGTTGGCGTAGAGCCCGAGGTGGGGTTTGATcccaggctcaatcccacgatcctggggtcatgacctgagtcgaaatcaagagttgcatgctcaaccaatggagccatccaggtacccctgagAGGATATTCTACCTTATTAATATgccatatttatttaatgatttacTCATTAGCCATTTAGGATGTTTTCAGCTTTTcatcattataaataatactgaacACAatcttatgtatataaatacttgCATACATCTTATTTTCTTAGGTTAacttgtaaaaatgaaataactggATTAAAGGACATGAATATCCTTAAAACTTGTTTTGCAATGTCAAAAATATTCCACAAGGACTCTAGTATTTTCCATTCTTCTCGACACCAGCTGTCATTTTTGTAAACATTGTTGTAATAAATGAAAATTGGTATGTTACTTgctttatttgcatttctgtgattacTACTCAGGTTAAATTGTCTTTCATGTTTATTAGCCATCTGCATTCTACATTTCCTCcatttatctctttgtttttgtcttaggaatttatatttgtgtcttctttagatTAAGAACTGTTCAGGGAGGGTGTTTAATGGTCAAAAGCATGACCTTTGAAGTCAAGTCCTGAGTTTGAATCCAGGTCTTAACTATTTTTTGCATCCTAGCAAATAAAACTTTTGGGCAAGTTACCCAACTGCTgagccttttcctttttttttaaatttttaaaaatttttttttttttaacgtttttatttatttttgagacagagagagacagagcatgaacgggggagggtcagagagagagggagacacagaatctgaagcaggctccaggctctgagccatcagcccagagcccgatgcggggctcgaactcacggaccgcgagatcatgacctgagctgaagtcggacgcttaaccgactgagccacccaggcgcccctccttttttaaattagaacTGCATAATGTATTATGAAATTTAAGTAAGTTTATGGAAATATAAGGTGTCGAACAAAGTTCCTAGCATATAGTagagttttatgtttatttgaatcAAATATGAGGGGTTTGGCCACTTATTAACTGTTATGTAGCTGGTATATgactttctctttgatttctttttgccttttagtaaAAAGGTCTTTCCCCACAGGAAAGGCTAATTTTATATTCAGATACTGCCTTTTAGGTTTGCAaggtttcattttatatttaaatatttaatatatatggaatttattttggttttcagcAGGGTTTGGGAAACTGTCCACCACTTGATTtatgatatttcatttttcatgtttcccAAAGATACCAGTGTTTGTTTGGGAATGCCTTTTTTGTTTAACTGAGCTGTATGTCGTTTCTTCAGCTAGTACTCCATTATTGTGTTAAAAGTGTCACAATCACACATGTTAAATCTGGTGGGACAAGTACCTTTCCTTGTTATTTCTCTTACCATATTTCCTTAACTGCTCTCTCCTGTGTACTCATcagataaattttataattttgttagatcctcctcttcccttccctccggAGTCCATTGGGATTGCATCAAATGTAGAAATGAATTTGGGAAATActgacatctttataatatttagAAGCATAAAATGTCTCTCCATATATATAGGTTATTTGTTCCAGACaagttttgcattattttttcataCAGGGCCTACATTTCTTAATTTAGATTATTCCTggatgttttgtttgttattaatgTAAATGAAGTTTCGCCCTTcctacctctctctttccctctcttccttcactttttaaaaaaaattttttttaatgtttgtttatttttgagacagagacagagcacgaacaggggaagggcagagagagagagagagggagacacagaatccgaggcaggctccaggctctgagctgtcagcacagagccccatgcggggctcgaactcacggaccagactgtgagaccatgacctgagacgaagtcggaagcttaaccgactgagccacccaggcgccccatctcttccttcactcctttttgtctttttggtgttTTCCAGAACCATTTATACTGCATTATAATGAATTGTTTCTTTAAAGTACTGTGTAAAAACATTTCCAGATTTGGTTGTCTTTGATGGTGGgctttatttatgtacttatttgaAGGGTATTGCTGCAAGCGTCATgacctgattttctttttgtggtttaATTTGGTATTCtcagggcgactgggtggctcagtcggttaagcgtctgacttcagctcaggtcatgataccgcCGTTTGTGAGTCCGaaacccacgtcaggctctgtgctgacagctcagagcctggagcctgctttgcattctatgtctccctctctctctctgcccctccctgctcatgctctgtttctctctctcaaaaatgaataaaaaaaattttttttaaataataatttggtattctcattttaaaaaagagttttgtctcatttttattttcaaagacaaataggaaagaataggattttttttccttttctttataatttttgaacCATTAGAAAGCGCTTATCAGTTAAAACgtttttggggtacctgggtggctcagtcggttaagcatctgacttctgctcaggtcatgatctcatagttcctgaggtcaagccccgcatggggctctgtgctgacagctcagagccaggaacctgcttcagattctgtctccctctccctcactcatgcttacttgcgctctctctctctcgctctctctctctctcaaaagtaaataaataaaataagtaagtaaataatacaCTCTTTATTAATCCTAATGAAAGTCaatatttcagtcttttcttaCCAGAGATAGATATTGGAGAACAAAGTATATATATTCTAGCTAATACTTTGTACTTCTTACAGAGATCTGTAGGCGGAATAAgctcattcaagaaaaaaaagacagcttgTTAAGATTGATTgctgaaataaaagacaaaaatgagaaaCTAGAAGTATTGACTGCAAATATTCAGGATCTTAAGGAAGAATATGCTAGGAAGAAGGAAAGTAAGTTTCTAGTTgtacacatatttaaaacattaaatttcaaaGTGGTGATGGTTCACAATTATCTATCTCTTGCCTTCTCTCCAGTTCATAGTAAAAAGGGGTAACACATCTCAGGGGCATAGCCAGCCACTCATTTCTGCAAGGAAGCTGTCTGctaaataagttaaataagtgggttttattttcttttgttttacttaagggtccttttggttttttaatgtaaCCAGAGTCATAATGCAATTGATGTGGGAGCTTAATTAAACAGAGTGGGGGACAGTTTCATTGGAGAAGCCATAGTGTAATTTATGCAACAAAGTTAATGATCACACATTCTCTTCCAGGAACTATTAAGCACACTCTTTATGCTGCAAAGTGTCTGTCTAAAAATCCTTCATATTCaaatatgtgtatttcttttttttttttttttaatcatagctATTTCTGCTGCTAACAAAGCTAATGAAGAGAAGTTGAAAAGGCTACAGAAATCTGCAGACTTGTATAAAGATCGACTTGgactagaaattagaaaaatttatGGTGAGTATATTAACGTAAGTAAAACACACGAGATTAGAAAGGTGTGTGTTTTCTTAAGtagagaagaatttttaaaatattttcaaataaaataatgaccacattattaactttttaggaaacaggaaagaatttaaaaattttttatcacCGTAACATAATTACTGATGCCTTGGTTATTTATCATCCAGTATTGTAATAAATGTATGTTTGGCATGATTGCCAACATGAAAGTAATTTTTGTTCCTTGTTCTTCCTGGTATTCTATGATCAGCATTTTTCCAGTTGCTATAGCCTTCCCATGGTAATTTTAAAATAGCGACGTAATAATTCATTCCATTAATGTCTCTTAATTTATGCAATCTTTTATCTACCTAATACAGGTATTGTTTCTAACTTAACGTTCAGATTCTGCCAGTGTTTCAGTTTTAGAAGTACTATAGTGAATACAGacttatccatttcttttgtATAATTTCCGTGGAATTCCTAGGGAGGCATTACTGGGGTAAAGcgtgtaaatattttaatgaccGTGATGTGTGGTGTATGTGGCAGTTTATAGCACTACTCACGGTGTTAGCAGCCCCCAGGATCACCGTCAGGTTTGGGGATTCGCTAGAAAGACTTACAGGATGCAGCATAGAATCAGTCATATTGACGGCTCAGATGTATGGCAGAAACTACAATAAACTGCAGAACAGCCCCAAAAAGACACTGGGGCAAAGTctaaaagaaacacttttttcaGGCATAGTTTTTTAAGAGTCCTAACCCAGCAGAGTCACACAAGACATGCTTATTAATTCCTTTAGCATTGAATGTGACGATACACAGGAAGGGTTGTCTACCAGGGAAGTTCATCAGAGACTCAGGAAGCTTGTGCTGGTTTTCCCTGCACTTCGCCCtatgtgtttttttcctcttgctgATTTTGCCATAGTCTTTCGCTGTGATAAATTATAGCCCTGTGTATGACCCTCTGGTGAATCGTATGAGTTCTCTTAGCAAATCTTCAAACCTAGGGTGGTTTGGGGGACTCCCAACACACCAGCCAAGGGCCAGCTTGCAAGCAGACCTTTGTAAGATTCTAAGGATAGCATCGTCAGGCCTGCCGCGTTAATTCTTTTGTGCACACCTCTCTACGATGTAAAGTGTACCCACTTCATTGTATTCTTGCCAGaactgtattttgtttgtttgtttgttgttgtttggcaGCAAAGTAGATATAATTGGAGCATTGTTTTTTAAGTGCATTTCTTTATTAATGAACAGGTAAACTTTTCTTCTGaatatttactgtatttcttAGATTTTTTGGTCTCTTCATTCATATATCTATTAGTCTTTTTTGTGCCCCCCCATCTGTTGAAATaagcttttaattaaaaagttaaattttattaaaataaaatattaaattttattaaaaatattaaattaaactttttttaaatgtttattgatttttgagagagaaagagaaaaagcatgagtgggggatgggcagagagagggagacagaggatctgaaataggagttgcactgacagcagagagcttgatgcagggctcgaactcatgaactgtaagatcatgatctgagccgaagtcggacacttaaccaactgagccacccaggtaccccccaaatATTAACCTTTTGATTAGAGGGAAATACAGGGTCcaactctgaatttttttttttttttttaatttttttttcaacattttttatttatttttgggacagagagagacagagcatgaacgggggaggggcagagagagagggagacacagaatcggaaacaggctccaggctccgagccatcagcccagagcctgacgcggggctcgaactcacggaccgcgagatcgtgacctggctgaagtcggacgcctaaccgactgcgccacccaggcgccccccaactctGAATTTTTGATCCATTGGACTCACTGTCATCCTGAGGTGTTTTGGGGTCAgaaagctttaaaattattttcagatttaaaattagaactttctccacaaatatcatatgacttcactcatatgaggactttaagacacagattagatgaacataagggaagggaagcaaaaaataatgtcaaaacggagggggacaaaacgcaagagacttttaaatatggagaatgagcagaggcttactggaggggttgtgggaggggggatgggctaactgggtaagggacattaaggaatatactcctgaaatcattgttgcactatatgctaactaacttggatgtaaattaaaaaaaataaaaattagaattttctcATGGCACCTGGAtcgctcaatgggttaagcattcaactcttggtttcagctcaggtgatgatttcacaattcatgggttcaagccccaagctgggctccatgctgacattgcagagcctgcttgggatattctgtctctctctctctctctctctctctctctctctctgtacccctcccttgctcactctgtattcctctctctcaaaataagtaaagaaacatttacaaaagaatTAGAACTTTTCATAGCCCTCAAAGTCAGgaaataatccttttttaaaaaggattttattttttttttttttattttttttttttaaattttttttttttaacatttatttatttttgaaacagagagagacagagca
The sequence above is drawn from the Neofelis nebulosa isolate mNeoNeb1 chromosome 2, mNeoNeb1.pri, whole genome shotgun sequence genome and encodes:
- the SPC25 gene encoding kinetochore protein Spc25, whose translation is MIEDELALFDKSINEFWNKFKSTVSDTSCQMMGLRDTYKDSIKALTEKLSVKLKEEERMVEMFLEYQNQICRRNKLIQEKKDSLLRLIAEIKDKNEKLEVLTANIQDLKEEYARKKETISAANKANEEKLKRLQKSADLYKDRLGLEIRKIYGDKLQFIFTNIDPKHPENPFMFSLHLNEAREYEVSDSAPHLECLAEFQEKVRKTNNFSAFLANVRKAFTAMVYN